In Rhodamnia argentea isolate NSW1041297 chromosome 4, ASM2092103v1, whole genome shotgun sequence, the following proteins share a genomic window:
- the LOC115736200 gene encoding AUGMIN subunit 8-like isoform X2 gives MDLCESPPSIQKHATVETPRPPLVPAERNNAAAAAATARRPRTREVSSRFKSPTLSTPSVRRCPSPNLTRAASTPSQLVPKRAQSAERNRPSTPASRSRPSTPSRPSTPSRPSTPVHDLSVDMQLAPRKVSTGRLGESLWPSTMRSLSVSFQSDSISIPVAKKEKSVSSTPSDRTLRPTSNGVHKQSEMPTMVRKPMPERKRSPLKGKNLSNQSENSKPIDGTNARLIDQHRWPSRTGNGLSTIRRMPSSDGSMKPLQRSTSDAERRLSTDESDRGEADGNSFEDDLLVGPKRLLLTSLADRVTSSTPAVKSHSLPIPVSRQPSPSRTSITSSSVSRGASPSKTRPSTPPSRGISPSRIRPSNVCTQPSSSTSVLSFIVDFRKGKKSAGFIEDAHHLRLMHNRYLQWRFANARAEAVLHDQKALAEKTLFNVWVAMIELWDSVIMKTTILQQMQIELKLNSILNNQMTFLDEWALLEEDHISSLAGAVEDLEASTLRLPVTGGARVDMESLKGALCSAVDVMHATGSSMYPLLSKVEEMNELVSELAVAAARERAMLDQCENLLASTAAMQVEECSIRTHLLQLKQTLEERITQFRPLRLPSSLSLT, from the exons ATGGATCTATGTGAATCCCCTCCATCAATACAGAAGCACGCAACCGTGGAGACCCCAAGACCACCCCTGGTTCCTGCAGAAAGGAACAATGCAGCTGCCGCTGCCGCCACCGCCCGCCGCCCTCGAACAAGGGAAGTTAGCTCAAGGTTCAAGTCACCCACTCTGTCGACCCCTTCGGTTAGGCGTTGCCCATCTCCAAACCTCACGAGGGCAGCAAGTACGCCGTCTCAATTGGTGCCGAAGAGAGCCCAGTCAGCAGAGAGGAACCGCCCATCAACACCAGCCTCACGCTCACGTCCATCCACGCCCTCGCGTCCATCCACTCCTTCACGTCCGTCCACACCTGTACATGATTTATCTGTAGATATGCAATTGGCACCTAGAAAAGTTAGCACTGGTAGATTAGGAGAGAGTCTGTGGCCTTCCACAATGCGAAGTTTGAGTGTTTCATTCCAGTCTGATTCTATTTCCATTCCTGTTGCCAAGAAGGAGAAATCTGTAAGTAGCACGCCGTCGGACCGCACCTTGAGACCCACTTCAAATGGAGTACACAAGCAATCTGAAATGCCAACTATGGTCCGAAAGCCTATGccagagagaaaaagaagccCGCTCAAAGGGAAAAATTTATCCAATCAGTCCGAGAATTCTAAGCCAATTGATGGTACAAATGCTCGTCTGATTGATCAACATAGATGGCCGAGTAGAACAG GAAATGGGTTATCAACAATTAGGAGGATGCCTTCTTCTGATGGGTCGATGAAACCTCTGCAAAGATCTACCAGTGATGCTGAAAGGCGACTGTCAACTGATGAATCTGATAGAGGAGAGGCTGATGGAAATTCATTTGAGGATGATTTACTCGTTGGCCCGAAGAGGCTTCTTTTAACAAGTTTAGCTGACAGAGTGACTTCATCAACTCCTGCAGTTAAATCTCACTCTTTGCCTATTCCTGTATCTCGTCAACCATCACCGAGTAGGACATCTATCACATCGTCCTCTGTTTCTAGAGGTGCCAGTCCATCAAAGACAAGGCCGTCAACGCCCCCTTCTAGAGGGATAAGTCCCTCTCGGATAAGACCATCGAATGTTTGTACTCAACCCAGCAGCTCAACATCTGTTCTTAGTTTTATCGTCGATTTTCGTAAAGGGAAGAAGAGTGCTGGTTTTATAGAAGATGCTCATCATCTCAGGCTGATGCATAATAGATATCTGCAGTGGCGATTTGCTAATGCGCGGGCAGAGGCAGTACTTCATGATCAGAAAGCATTAGCAGAG AAGACTTTATTCAACGTTTGGGTCGCCATGATTGAGCTTTGGGATTCGGTTATCATGAAGACTACTATTCTTCAGCAGATGCAAATAGAGCTCAAGCTGAACTCTATTCTGAATAATCAA ATGACCTTCCTCGATGAATGGGCTTTGCTTGAGGAAGATCACATTAGCTCATTAGCTGGAGCTGTAGAAGATTTGGAGGCTAGCACTCTTCGTCTTCCTGTTACTGGAGGAGCAAGA GTAGATATGGAATCCTTGAAAGGTGCTCTTTGCTCTGCTGTTGATGTGATGCACGCTACAGGATCCTCTATGTATCCTCTTCTCTCAAAA GTTGAAGAAATGAATGAATTGGTATCTGAACTAGCTGTTGCAGCAGCACGTGAAAGGGCAATGCTTGACCAATGCGAAAATTTATTGGCTTCAACTGCTGCTATGCAG GTAGAGGAATGCAGCATCAGGACACATCTCTTGCAATTGAAGCAGACGCTGGAGGAAAGGATCACCCAATTCCGGCCGTTGAGACTGCCCTCTTCACTGTCCTTAACATAA
- the LOC115736209 gene encoding translation initiation factor IF3-4, chloroplastic-like, with protein sequence MAAVTGSFTFKPVLTNSKATTTSPPFSLSSLESSKLFRARHSEATSLPKWSLVLAPRSLSVACRYGGGGGGSRYSGSGDWRRSRQSDSDDDQALDISTIRSATVRLIDQQQNMVGVVSKSEAIQMAEDAELDLVILSPDADPPVVRIMDYKKFKYEQQKKKREQQKKSAASRMDLKELKMGYNIDQHDYSVRLKAARKFLKDGDKVKVIVNLKGRENDFRNIAIELIRRFQNDVGELATEESKNFRERNISIVLVPNKALLQKGQDPPKKQEKSSANEVSASI encoded by the exons ATGGCTGCTGTCACCGGCAGCTTCACCTTCAAACCCGTCCTGACGAActccaaggcgacgacgacgtcTCCGCCTTTCTCCCTCTCCTCGCTCGAGTCGTCGAAGCTCTTCCGAGCCCGCCACTCCGAGGCAACGAGCCTCCCCAAGTGGTCTCTCGTCCTCGCCCCCCGTAGTCTCTCCGTCGCCTGCCGTtacggcggcggcggaggcggatcGCGCTACTCGGGTTCGGGAGATTGGAGGCGGTCCCGGCAGAGCGATTCCGATGACGATCAAGCGCTTGATATATCCACTATCAG GTCGGCTACTGTACGGTTGATTGACCAGCAGCAAAATATG GTTGGGGTTGTGTCTAAAAGTGAGGCAATTCAGATGGCTGAGGATGCTGAGCTCGATCTG GTAATTTTGTCCCCTGATGCAGATCCCCCAGTGGTCAGAATCATGGATTACAA GAAATTCAAGTACgaacaacaaaagaagaaacggGAGCAGCAGAAGAAAAGTGCTG CTAGTCGTATGGATCTGAAGGAGCTGAAAATGGG TTACAACATTGATCAACATGATTATTCTGTTCGTTTAAAAGCAGCACGGAAGTTTCTGAAAGATGGTGATAAG GTTAAAGTTATAGTGAACTTAAAAGGTCGTGAAAATGACTTCAGAAATATTGCCATTGAGCTAATCAGACGTTTCCAAAATGACGTTGGAGAG CTTGCAACCGAGGAGAGCAAGAACTTTAGGGAGAGGAACATATCCATTGTTTTGGTCCCAAATAAAGCTCTTCTGCAGAAAGGTCAAGACCCaccaaagaaacaagaaaaatcatcCGCCAATGAAGTCTCAGCCAGCATATGA
- the LOC115736200 gene encoding QWRF motif-containing protein 4-like isoform X3, producing MDLCESPPSIQKHATVETPRPPLVPAERNNAAAAAATARRPRTREVSSRFKSPTLSTPSVRRCPSPNLTRAASTPSQLVPKRAQSAERNRPSTPASRSRPSTPSRPSTPSRPSTPVHDLSVDMQLAPRKVSTGRLGESLWPSTMRSLSVSFQSDSISIPVAKKEKSVSSTPSDRTLRPTSNGVHKQSEMPTMVRKPMPERKRSPLKGKNLSNQSENSKPIDGTNARLIDQHRWPSRTGGKVSLNALNSSSDLPVKVTRGSASISGNGLSTIRRMPSSDGSMKPLQRSTSDAERRLSTDESDRGEADVKSHSLPIPVSRQPSPSRTSITSSSVSRGASPSKTRPSTPPSRGISPSRIRPSNVCTQPSSSTSVLSFIVDFRKGKKSAGFIEDAHHLRLMHNRYLQWRFANARAEAVLHDQKALAEKTLFNVWVAMIELWDSVIMKTTILQQMQIELKLNSILNNQMTFLDEWALLEEDHISSLAGAVEDLEASTLRLPVTGGARVDMESLKGALCSAVDVMHATGSSMYPLLSKVEEMNELVSELAVAAARERAMLDQCENLLASTAAMQVEECSIRTHLLQLKQTLEERITQFRPLRLPSSLSLT from the exons ATGGATCTATGTGAATCCCCTCCATCAATACAGAAGCACGCAACCGTGGAGACCCCAAGACCACCCCTGGTTCCTGCAGAAAGGAACAATGCAGCTGCCGCTGCCGCCACCGCCCGCCGCCCTCGAACAAGGGAAGTTAGCTCAAGGTTCAAGTCACCCACTCTGTCGACCCCTTCGGTTAGGCGTTGCCCATCTCCAAACCTCACGAGGGCAGCAAGTACGCCGTCTCAATTGGTGCCGAAGAGAGCCCAGTCAGCAGAGAGGAACCGCCCATCAACACCAGCCTCACGCTCACGTCCATCCACGCCCTCGCGTCCATCCACTCCTTCACGTCCGTCCACACCTGTACATGATTTATCTGTAGATATGCAATTGGCACCTAGAAAAGTTAGCACTGGTAGATTAGGAGAGAGTCTGTGGCCTTCCACAATGCGAAGTTTGAGTGTTTCATTCCAGTCTGATTCTATTTCCATTCCTGTTGCCAAGAAGGAGAAATCTGTAAGTAGCACGCCGTCGGACCGCACCTTGAGACCCACTTCAAATGGAGTACACAAGCAATCTGAAATGCCAACTATGGTCCGAAAGCCTATGccagagagaaaaagaagccCGCTCAAAGGGAAAAATTTATCCAATCAGTCCGAGAATTCTAAGCCAATTGATGGTACAAATGCTCGTCTGATTGATCAACATAGATGGCCGAGTAGAACAGGTGGGAAAGTGTCTTTGAATGCCTTAAATAGTAGCTCTGATCTTCCTGTCAAGGTTACTAGAGGTTCTGCATCAATATCAGGAAATGGGTTATCAACAATTAGGAGGATGCCTTCTTCTGATGGGTCGATGAAACCTCTGCAAAGATCTACCAGTGATGCTGAAAGGCGACTGTCAACTGATGAATCTGATAGAGGAGAGGCTGATG TTAAATCTCACTCTTTGCCTATTCCTGTATCTCGTCAACCATCACCGAGTAGGACATCTATCACATCGTCCTCTGTTTCTAGAGGTGCCAGTCCATCAAAGACAAGGCCGTCAACGCCCCCTTCTAGAGGGATAAGTCCCTCTCGGATAAGACCATCGAATGTTTGTACTCAACCCAGCAGCTCAACATCTGTTCTTAGTTTTATCGTCGATTTTCGTAAAGGGAAGAAGAGTGCTGGTTTTATAGAAGATGCTCATCATCTCAGGCTGATGCATAATAGATATCTGCAGTGGCGATTTGCTAATGCGCGGGCAGAGGCAGTACTTCATGATCAGAAAGCATTAGCAGAG AAGACTTTATTCAACGTTTGGGTCGCCATGATTGAGCTTTGGGATTCGGTTATCATGAAGACTACTATTCTTCAGCAGATGCAAATAGAGCTCAAGCTGAACTCTATTCTGAATAATCAA ATGACCTTCCTCGATGAATGGGCTTTGCTTGAGGAAGATCACATTAGCTCATTAGCTGGAGCTGTAGAAGATTTGGAGGCTAGCACTCTTCGTCTTCCTGTTACTGGAGGAGCAAGA GTAGATATGGAATCCTTGAAAGGTGCTCTTTGCTCTGCTGTTGATGTGATGCACGCTACAGGATCCTCTATGTATCCTCTTCTCTCAAAA GTTGAAGAAATGAATGAATTGGTATCTGAACTAGCTGTTGCAGCAGCACGTGAAAGGGCAATGCTTGACCAATGCGAAAATTTATTGGCTTCAACTGCTGCTATGCAG GTAGAGGAATGCAGCATCAGGACACATCTCTTGCAATTGAAGCAGACGCTGGAGGAAAGGATCACCCAATTCCGGCCGTTGAGACTGCCCTCTTCACTGTCCTTAACATAA
- the LOC115736161 gene encoding F-box protein SKIP1-like, translated as MDVREQSPPTDSSADSGPSSDWAELTHECLINILSRLTLEQLWTGPLLVCKPWLRACKDPCLHSSFDLETRFESSPESIRWWSPEFERRVDSVLRSVVGWSEGGLTAIRARHCSDRALYLVAERCTNLQVLSIKSCQNVTDASMAKIAFRCTNLRELDISYCYEVSHESLVLIGRSCPNLKVLKRNLMNWLDPSQHVAVVPSEYLNACPQDGDSEAAAIGKFMPRLEHLEIRFSKLTAKGLTSICDGCIDLVHLDLSGCANLTSCDIVNATSNLMNLDIIKPNFYIPRSVFHAERYGHWRLYDERFQTDVFRI; from the exons ATGGACGTCCGCGAGCAATCGCCGCCCACCGATTCCTCCGCCGACTCAGGGCCCAGCTCGGACTGGGCCGAGTTGACTCACGAGTGCCTGATCAACATCCTCTCTCGCCTCACCTTGGAGCAGCTGTGGACGGGGCCCTTGCTCGTCTGCAAACCGTGGCTTCGCGCTTGCAAGGACCCCTGTCTCCACTCCTCCTTCGATCTCGAGACCCGATTCGAGTCGTCCCCCGAGTCGATCCGCTGGTGGTCGCCGGAGTTCGAGCGGAGGGTCGATTCCGTCCTCCGATCGGTCGTGGGCTGGAGCGAGGGAGGTCTCACCGCGATTCGCGCTCGCCATTGCTCCGATCGCGCCCTGTACTTGGTCGCCGAAAG GTGCACGAATCTCCAGGTTCTTTCGATCAAGAGCTGCCAAAATGTCACCGATGCATCGATGGCCAAAATAGCGTTCCGTTGCACCAACCTCAGGGAACTCGATATAAGCTATTGCTATGAGGTGTCTCATGAATCTTTAGTTCTGATTGGGAGAAGCTGTCCAAATCTTAAAGTTTTGAAGAGAAACCTGATGAACTGGTTAGATCCTTCCCAACATGTGGCTGTAGTCCCCAGTGAGTATTTGAATGCTTGCCCACAAGATGGGGATTCAGAAGCTGCGGCTATAGGGAAGTTCATGCCTCGCCTGGAGCACCTTGAGATACGCTTTTCCAAGTTAACGGCGAAAGGTCTTACCTCCATTTGCGACGGTTGTATTGACCTCGTGCACTTGGACTTGTCGGGTTGTGCAAACTTGACTAGCTGTGATATCGTGAATGCAACGTCCAATTTGATGAATCTGGACATTATTAAACCAAATTTCTACATCCCCCGGTCGGTTTTCCATGCGGAGAGGTATGGCCATTGGAGGTTGTACGATGAGCGGTTCCAGACGGATGTTTTCCGAATCTGA
- the LOC115736207 gene encoding protein MULTIPOLAR SPINDLE 1 isoform X2, with protein sequence MESIEGVVNSLILRLVRRMTSLSGGDGGRDDIGNDVQFYVQHLIRKLGKAVYLGQRALVAVSQKIPVIAESVLFSDPFDDKFPDLHQYMFILIQLLEFLVSDYLLTWSRDENFDQLLFEEWLTSIIHARKALGVLESSNGLYMLYMDRVVGELARQLGQISSDHKLNPDVLTNLFL encoded by the exons ATGGAAAGCATCGAAGGTGTTGTGAACAGTTTGATATTGCGTTTGGTTAGAAGAATGACGTCTCTTTCaggaggagatggtg GGCGGGATGACATTGGCAATGATGTGCAGTTCTATGTCCAGCATTTGATTAGGAAACTAGGAAAGGCTGTCTACCTTGGACAAAGAGCACTAGTTGCAGTTTCTCAAAAGATTCCTGTCATAGCAGAAAGTGTACTCTTTTCAGATCCTTTTGATGACAAATTTCCAGACCTGCATCAGTATATGTTCATCTT AATTCAACTTCTTGAATTCTTGGTATCCGATTACTTGCTAACATGGTCAAGGGATGAAAATTTTGACCAGT TGTTGTTTGAAGAGTGGTTGACTTCAATTATCCACGCCCGGAAAGCCCTGGGAGTTTTGGAAAGCAGCAATGGTCTCTACATGCTCTACATGGATCGGGTGGTCGGAGAATTGGCTAGACAATTGGGTCAGATTTCATCTGACCACAAGCTGAATCCAGATGTTCTCACCAATCTATTCCTCTGA
- the LOC115736207 gene encoding protein MULTIPOLAR SPINDLE 1 isoform X1 yields the protein MDECTVIYTANVCFPQLQSVIGVSILLSMTLIFIHLLHHFVLGRDDIGNDVQFYVQHLIRKLGKAVYLGQRALVAVSQKIPVIAESVLFSDPFDDKFPDLHQYMFILIQLLEFLVSDYLLTWSRDENFDQLLFEEWLTSIIHARKALGVLESSNGLYMLYMDRVVGELARQLGQISSDHKLNPDVLTNLFL from the exons ATGGATGAGTGCACAGTTATATATACTGCAAATGTTTGCTTTCCTCAGTTACAGTCCGTTATTGGGGTTTCCATTTTGTTGTCGATGACTCTAATATTTATTCATCTGCTGCATCATTTTGTTTTAGGGCGGGATGACATTGGCAATGATGTGCAGTTCTATGTCCAGCATTTGATTAGGAAACTAGGAAAGGCTGTCTACCTTGGACAAAGAGCACTAGTTGCAGTTTCTCAAAAGATTCCTGTCATAGCAGAAAGTGTACTCTTTTCAGATCCTTTTGATGACAAATTTCCAGACCTGCATCAGTATATGTTCATCTT AATTCAACTTCTTGAATTCTTGGTATCCGATTACTTGCTAACATGGTCAAGGGATGAAAATTTTGACCAGT TGTTGTTTGAAGAGTGGTTGACTTCAATTATCCACGCCCGGAAAGCCCTGGGAGTTTTGGAAAGCAGCAATGGTCTCTACATGCTCTACATGGATCGGGTGGTCGGAGAATTGGCTAGACAATTGGGTCAGATTTCATCTGACCACAAGCTGAATCCAGATGTTCTCACCAATCTATTCCTCTGA
- the LOC115736200 gene encoding AUGMIN subunit 8-like isoform X1: MDLCESPPSIQKHATVETPRPPLVPAERNNAAAAAATARRPRTREVSSRFKSPTLSTPSVRRCPSPNLTRAASTPSQLVPKRAQSAERNRPSTPASRSRPSTPSRPSTPSRPSTPVHDLSVDMQLAPRKVSTGRLGESLWPSTMRSLSVSFQSDSISIPVAKKEKSVSSTPSDRTLRPTSNGVHKQSEMPTMVRKPMPERKRSPLKGKNLSNQSENSKPIDGTNARLIDQHRWPSRTGGKVSLNALNSSSDLPVKVTRGSASISGNGLSTIRRMPSSDGSMKPLQRSTSDAERRLSTDESDRGEADGNSFEDDLLVGPKRLLLTSLADRVTSSTPAVKSHSLPIPVSRQPSPSRTSITSSSVSRGASPSKTRPSTPPSRGISPSRIRPSNVCTQPSSSTSVLSFIVDFRKGKKSAGFIEDAHHLRLMHNRYLQWRFANARAEAVLHDQKALAEKTLFNVWVAMIELWDSVIMKTTILQQMQIELKLNSILNNQMTFLDEWALLEEDHISSLAGAVEDLEASTLRLPVTGGARVDMESLKGALCSAVDVMHATGSSMYPLLSKVEEMNELVSELAVAAARERAMLDQCENLLASTAAMQVEECSIRTHLLQLKQTLEERITQFRPLRLPSSLSLT, from the exons ATGGATCTATGTGAATCCCCTCCATCAATACAGAAGCACGCAACCGTGGAGACCCCAAGACCACCCCTGGTTCCTGCAGAAAGGAACAATGCAGCTGCCGCTGCCGCCACCGCCCGCCGCCCTCGAACAAGGGAAGTTAGCTCAAGGTTCAAGTCACCCACTCTGTCGACCCCTTCGGTTAGGCGTTGCCCATCTCCAAACCTCACGAGGGCAGCAAGTACGCCGTCTCAATTGGTGCCGAAGAGAGCCCAGTCAGCAGAGAGGAACCGCCCATCAACACCAGCCTCACGCTCACGTCCATCCACGCCCTCGCGTCCATCCACTCCTTCACGTCCGTCCACACCTGTACATGATTTATCTGTAGATATGCAATTGGCACCTAGAAAAGTTAGCACTGGTAGATTAGGAGAGAGTCTGTGGCCTTCCACAATGCGAAGTTTGAGTGTTTCATTCCAGTCTGATTCTATTTCCATTCCTGTTGCCAAGAAGGAGAAATCTGTAAGTAGCACGCCGTCGGACCGCACCTTGAGACCCACTTCAAATGGAGTACACAAGCAATCTGAAATGCCAACTATGGTCCGAAAGCCTATGccagagagaaaaagaagccCGCTCAAAGGGAAAAATTTATCCAATCAGTCCGAGAATTCTAAGCCAATTGATGGTACAAATGCTCGTCTGATTGATCAACATAGATGGCCGAGTAGAACAGGTGGGAAAGTGTCTTTGAATGCCTTAAATAGTAGCTCTGATCTTCCTGTCAAGGTTACTAGAGGTTCTGCATCAATATCAGGAAATGGGTTATCAACAATTAGGAGGATGCCTTCTTCTGATGGGTCGATGAAACCTCTGCAAAGATCTACCAGTGATGCTGAAAGGCGACTGTCAACTGATGAATCTGATAGAGGAGAGGCTGATGGAAATTCATTTGAGGATGATTTACTCGTTGGCCCGAAGAGGCTTCTTTTAACAAGTTTAGCTGACAGAGTGACTTCATCAACTCCTGCAGTTAAATCTCACTCTTTGCCTATTCCTGTATCTCGTCAACCATCACCGAGTAGGACATCTATCACATCGTCCTCTGTTTCTAGAGGTGCCAGTCCATCAAAGACAAGGCCGTCAACGCCCCCTTCTAGAGGGATAAGTCCCTCTCGGATAAGACCATCGAATGTTTGTACTCAACCCAGCAGCTCAACATCTGTTCTTAGTTTTATCGTCGATTTTCGTAAAGGGAAGAAGAGTGCTGGTTTTATAGAAGATGCTCATCATCTCAGGCTGATGCATAATAGATATCTGCAGTGGCGATTTGCTAATGCGCGGGCAGAGGCAGTACTTCATGATCAGAAAGCATTAGCAGAG AAGACTTTATTCAACGTTTGGGTCGCCATGATTGAGCTTTGGGATTCGGTTATCATGAAGACTACTATTCTTCAGCAGATGCAAATAGAGCTCAAGCTGAACTCTATTCTGAATAATCAA ATGACCTTCCTCGATGAATGGGCTTTGCTTGAGGAAGATCACATTAGCTCATTAGCTGGAGCTGTAGAAGATTTGGAGGCTAGCACTCTTCGTCTTCCTGTTACTGGAGGAGCAAGA GTAGATATGGAATCCTTGAAAGGTGCTCTTTGCTCTGCTGTTGATGTGATGCACGCTACAGGATCCTCTATGTATCCTCTTCTCTCAAAA GTTGAAGAAATGAATGAATTGGTATCTGAACTAGCTGTTGCAGCAGCACGTGAAAGGGCAATGCTTGACCAATGCGAAAATTTATTGGCTTCAACTGCTGCTATGCAG GTAGAGGAATGCAGCATCAGGACACATCTCTTGCAATTGAAGCAGACGCTGGAGGAAAGGATCACCCAATTCCGGCCGTTGAGACTGCCCTCTTCACTGTCCTTAACATAA